Below is a genomic region from Kogia breviceps isolate mKogBre1 chromosome 16, mKogBre1 haplotype 1, whole genome shotgun sequence.
CAGCTTTAGCTCTTTCTATCTTTACTGCCAAACTCCTGAATTACTACAATGTGCTCTTTAAAGTATTCCTTTTTTCTGATCTCTTCTTCCACGAAGAACCGGTCACTTGTACTCATTCCACTATGTTCTCCTTTTTCCAAAGCTGCCCAGAATCTTTGAGTAGGGTAATGTCATCCCCCATTATCTTCTGCGTGGAAACTTTTCTTAACCTGTCTTCCAGTAAATTCAAATTCTTCAATCACAGAAGAAGCATGATTTTAGAAAGCAAATAATATAAGAGGAGAGGCTCATCAAGTTAGGAACAGGTTTCAAGCATCAGTTGATCTTAAGTTGAAATACAAGAAGCACACTGAGTGAGTATGCATGTATTTGGATATGTGAAAGGCTGTATTAGGTCACCTAAAGAATGTGATTGCCATTTTTTGTTAAGAAAATAGTCTATACATGTCATATGCAAATGAATGTTGTCTCTTTCAAAGTTGTCACTTATTTTGGTGATGCTGCATCACTTAAAACGATTTGGAATTCCTCTTGGGATTTTCTGTGGAGTagtttttataaatatcttcatttttacCACAACCTCCGTATTTAATTGTGAATTGACTTTTTAGAAATGAATGTCTTCCAAGGTAGCTACTTTGAAAGGGATGCCATTCATCTGGAAATgtctaatgtttttttaaaaatacactttggCTATGTTTATATGTGTTCTGTCTATACTCAAATTTGCCTTGGCTTTCTAAGCAATCTTGATAATTAATGAAACTGTACAAATCACATAGATCCAAATATAGGATATCTTTGtacttaaaaaagagaaatggaataagCTTAAGATAATTCCCCATTGATTCACAAACACTCTAAAATGTTCTGTGAATATATCCATCTTTCTGTATAAAACATCTCAGTACCTAGCAGAATGCCTTCGAGATAAGAAATGAGATTGAAGTAAGAGAATAATAGCATATTCAGCGTTGGTTCTGTGGTTCCAACTCAGAGTTATGTATGAGAACCAAAAAGTATTGCTGggtatgaaataaaaaataccatttatttgCATAgttctttgaaatgtttttcaCTTAGGATGCTTTCAGTTACAAGCTGTAAAACCTGCAACTCAAAACGGTTGAAACAATGAAGGAAATTTATTGGTTCgtgtaaatttaaaaagtacagaAGCAGCACTATCTTCAGGAAGACTCAGTGCTGCTAAGGACTGAGcttcttttcatctctttcctctgtcttctgCTTATTCCTGAAGGCTGGCATCCATGATAACTTGCAGCCTCTCCCTGGGCTGTAGGCTTCCTCATTCAGATCCAGCAAGAATGAGAGAATCTTTACCCCTTCATTCTCTCTGCAAAAGTCCTGAGACTGTCTCTGATGGTAGTGGCTTGGGTCATATAACCGTTTTTCACTCAGTCACTGTGGCCAGGAAATGTGGAATGCACTGATTGACTTAACCTAGGTCAAAGCTGTACCCCTGAAACCAGAGATTGAGTCAGCTTCCTTGGAACTGTTTTGATCTCCAGGGCGAAGTCTGTTGGGAAAGGGAAAACAGATGCTACGTGTCCACTACACAGTACTTAGCAGagcatattcattcatttctgtatcAGTTATTTGTCAAGCGTCTGCTGGATGCCAAGCACTCCATGGTCTTTGCCATCAAGGAGGAGCTGGGCCCTGGATGTTCTCCAGTTGAAACTGCTGAGGTATATGGGGCAACCAGATGTAAATTATGTATAAAGACACTTTCCCAGAATTTGCGGTTTAACATTTgtaattagcaaaaaaaaaaagatgctaataAATTTTTAACAATCATATAATAGGATCTTAGTTTTACCTTAAATAAGAGAGTGTCTTTCTTAAATCAACCAGTTTAGAATTGtgataaaatctgaaaatttggTATTTCTCTTATGTATTTgtcccaaataattttttaagtatgaATTCAACAGTGAGTTAATGAGAGACCTGCCTCCCTGTTAATACCTTTTGTTACTATGTTCTAGTTTTATTTAACCCCCTCTGGAGGAGTTCCCTACAGTTCTCACAGCCAGATCTGCTTGGCTTGTACACTTATTACCAGAAAAGTCATACTGGTTACAGATCTTGGGAATCACATGCCTCGATGTTACAGGATATTTCTTACGTATTAGAATTTTGTTAACTTTCTTCATGTTCTCTGATAAGCTTTCCTAAATCAATATTTGGGAAAGAATTGGTATTGGAGTCATGTTATCAAGAGACTTTTTCTCACTCTCATCTATCAAATGttatttgaattaaattttcCATGAAAATACAGTGCATTTAATGATGTTAAAATCTTGTTTATGTATTGATTGACAGCAGctatcttacatttttaaaatcctaaaattaGCATTTTTCCATGacagctatttctttttttttttttaatttatttttggctgcgttgggtcttcattgctgggcgcgGGATTTCTTTAGATGTGGtgcgcaggggctactcttcattgtggtgtgcgggcttctcattgcagtggcttctcgttgtggagcacggggtcagtagctgtggctcacggattctagagcgcaggctcagtagttgtggctcatgggcttagctgctccacagcatatgggatcttccaggaccagggctcgaacccgtgtcccctgcattggcaggcgggttcttaaccactgcgccaccagggaagccccatttttttcttttcttttggcttctttgggtcttcggtgctgcgcgcgggctttctctagttgcagtgagcggggactgctcttccttgtggcgtgcgggcttctcaatgtggtggcttctcttgttgcggagcacggactctaggtacgtgggcttcagtagttgtggcacacggacttcagtagttgtggctttggggctctagagtgcacgctctgtagttgtggtgtacaggcttagttgctccgcggcatgtgggatctagggatcaaacccgtgtcccctgcattggcagacagattctcaaccactgcgccaccagggaagcccagtgttagCTATTTCAAGAACATAGATGTATGTTCCTTTCCGTGTTCCATTCATCTTCAATTCCTACTTGACCAATGCACTTGCATAGGATCTTGTACCTAATAGACATTCAGTCAGTTTTTAGCAGATTGATTTGTTTAGATTGAACTGAAAATGGTACTAATTTGCCAGTTTCTTTTAAGTgtttatgcttttatttaaatCAAGATATTTATGAAATCATCAAATTGATTCATTGGCTAAAATTTAAGAAAGTCTgtttctgggagttccctggtggcctagtggttaagattctgggctttctttttttttttttttttttttttttgcgttacacgggcctctcactgttgtggcctctgccgttgcggagcacaagctctggacgcgcaggcttagtggccatggctcactggcccagccgctccgtggcacgtgggatcttcccagaccagggcacgaacccgcgtcccccgcatcggcaggcggactctcaaccactgcgccaccaggaaagcccagattCTGCGGTTTCACTGCCGTGGTCCGGggtttggggaactgagatcctgcaagccacgtggcacagccaaaaaaaaagtctacttcTACCTTAAAAGTGTTTCAAATATTCAGTATAATTCAGAATTACTGTTTATTTGAAACTGCCTAATTAAACAAGATTTCTAGCCACAAATTAATATTCTCCcaggaaaaaagtaaattaaatattttaaataatttatcagtatttttatatttcaaagtaTATATAGTCTCCCTATTTTTTGGAGACCAAGAGTTAAAAGTGAAACAGAAATTAACCTTGATTGTTGGATAAGAGAATACAAAACTTTACACAGTGTCTATATTCTTTGGTTTAGGAACGGATGTTGTCATTgtaaaaaatggaagaagaataTGTGGAACAGGAGGTTGTTTAGCCAGTGCACCTTTACATCAAAACAAAAGCTACTTTGAATTCAAAATCCAGTCCACAGGTTGGTATAATGGTACTTGACTATTAAAAGCCCTAATTATTCTAAATATGAGGAGTAATtttcaatatatgaaaaagattaatgaggtaattaaaaaaacactaaacTCTTACTTAGAAGACCTTTTTCTTCCACATCTTATTGTGTGATCCTGGTTTAATTagtcagtttcattatattaggttcatttttctcatctataaaatggattacAGGAGCTGCCCTTCCTGCTTCACATGAGCTATATGTATGAAAGTGTTTTAAAGACACGACATACTGGTTTAGTTTAAGGCACAAGCATTGTTATTAATATGGTTAATTATTAGTGGCAGCTAGATGAACCATTTCATTTGGTCAAGCATGTAAGGTGTAGACTCTTGCTGTTTTATCTTAGGATAAAATTAATCTTATGATCCTGAGTTTTTCTCTTAACTCATGTTAAGATTCCCTGATTCAATGTCTTCTGAAGCAATTGGCAGATTTAGATTCTAATAGAAGTCTAAagtctctttaaaaatttatgaatctgtacacctgaaactaacacagtattgtaaatcaactacaattaaaaatttaaaaaaaaatttttttaattctgaagTCTTGAGTTGTATAGCAATTCTACATGAGTATTATGATAGTTAACTTGTGGCAGTGTTGAAtatggggaaatttttttaaggCTTTATTATAAAGAAATGTCTAGTGAAACATGGCATGAGTAATATACATACAGAACAGGAAGTCTAGAGTGGAGTAAATGAATTCTGCTCTTACTCTTACTTGAATgacataaaatattcttttggggcttgtgttttaaattcattttaaatactGATTTTTCTTAAGTGTGTGAAATAAATTTGAATCTGTCCTCCATTCCATTCTTTTGTAAGTTAACTCACTGGCTGCATAATGTCTCTGGTTACTGTAATCTTCTCAAGTATAACATACCTTTTCTCAAGAGAAGCGAATAGTTCCTTGAGCCTGAAATGtaatacaagtttttatgtggatttTCTAGAAAGGGTGCTATCCTCAGTAATATCTCTAGAATAAGTGCATTATTGGAGTTTGTAGCATTGTTCCCTCAATGAAAGCTGCAGGCAGTTGTGCCCAAGTGTATCACAGTGTGCACAGTCCTTTAGGAGTAAGGGGACTCTGTAACCCTGTCTAGAACTGTTGTCCCATGAAATTAGCATTATCACCTGCTGTCACTCTTGTCCCACCTTGGAGGATAGATTATATAATCAAATTATTTAGGAAGCCAAGACAGTGAAGTCCAGACATGCAGCTTTCTGATGGTCTCACTCAATCCAGGAAAACTGATTGACAACATGGTCTTCAAACATTCTTTGATCTATAGAATTTCTCCTACCTGATTTTGATAAAAACTGAGAAGGAAACAATTTGATATGTAACCAGGAGCTGTAGGTATTCTGTTAGATTAAGAAGAGAGCTGCTTGCTTTAAAAGTCAATTTAGACCAAAAGGTTTTAAACTCATGGACTTAAGGTATTGGATAAGAAAATgattttacactttatttttctcctgtccATGATACTGACCAGGTCATATATTATTTGTCACAtattatagatgcaaaaaataaagacagtaaaTTCCTGCTTCTCAGAGGTGGTGCTTGAAATAGAACCCCAGGCCATTTAAATTCATTGTGTagctttttaataatatttttagagaataataataatgacaatagctagtatcttttaaaaatacttcctcTGTGCTTTacttacccatttttaaaaaatacttacacTGTTCCAAGTGCTTCACTTGGATGATCCTTctgtatcttgtaataactttaagaGGATAGTACTGTTAGAATCCATAGTTCACAGGTGAGGAAGCagagggaggttaagtaacttgcccaagatgacATAGCAAAGTCAGAATTTAAACCTAGGCAGTACAACTCCAGGGCCCACTTGCTTATCTCCCAGGCTGTACTACATCTGCAAGAGAACATGGTATGGTTTGCAAActacttttaaaagaatttttttaaagattaacaaAAAAATAGTTTCGTGATAATATGccactttctttaaaaacaacattCATATTTGTATACTGCAGATTTGGGGagcatttaaattattatatttttaggaaTCTGGGGTATTGGTGTTGCAACTCAGAAAGTTAACTTGAATCAGATCCCTCTTGGCCGAGATGTGCACAGTCTGGTGATGAGAAATGATGGAGCCCTATATCACAACAACGAGGAGAAAAATAGGCTGCCAGCAAACAGCCTTCCACAGGAGGGAGACGTGGTGGTGAGTTTTCTTGTGGAGTTGTTTTCCACTGTAAATTATTAAGCTTGAACTGCTTTTAGTATTTCTGGTTTTGCCTCTGAGTTTGTGGTTTGAATTCCAAAGCACCAGAATTGGATCTAATGAGGTAGTACATTTTCCAAAGAGAGCACTTGATGTAGATGCTGCTGCCTTACCTAACTGCCTTCTCCTTTCTAGAGCTGCCACTGGCCAGGAAAATAAGCCTGAACCCTTATTTCCATTTAAGGGAGAGTTGATGACAGGTTGGCTGCTGATCATTTCCTGCTTCTCTCACATAAAAGAAACCTTGGcccacaattttaaaagtttgctaacccttatattagaaaatattaggTATTTTTGCAGCTGGAGATCTCTTAGAGAAAAATTTGACATTTATTGCTTAACTTGTTATGAACTTCTGTTAAAGAAGTACAGCATTTTATCAGGAACATTGGTCCTCATTAAACATAACCTTA
It encodes:
- the SPRYD7 gene encoding SPRY domain-containing protein 7 isoform X2, with amino-acid sequence MAASVFCCLRCCRDGGTGHIPLKEMPAVQLDTQHMGTDVVIVKNGRRICGTGGCLASAPLHQNKSYFEFKIQSTGIWGIGVATQKVNLNQIPLGRDVHSLVMRNDGALYHNNEEKNRLPANSLPQEGDVVLMTVQFWIASSVNFIILLHLVLKRYYLNSRSSECICF